A single Alcanivorax borkumensis SK2 DNA region contains:
- a CDS encoding acyl-CoA thioesterase — MFEQTITPRFYETDAFGHVNNTVVTGWFETGRAPLFRLFGDAENPASMPLILARVEVDFVAQIYYGSDVILRAAIERIGNSSFVVIQQAWQNGALVARGRAVQVYFDHKTQASAPLPDDLRDALAQHEGELPES; from the coding sequence ATGTTTGAACAAACCATTACCCCCCGCTTTTACGAGACCGATGCTTTTGGCCATGTGAATAATACGGTTGTCACTGGTTGGTTTGAAACCGGTCGTGCGCCGTTGTTTCGGCTTTTCGGTGACGCGGAAAATCCAGCATCAATGCCGTTGATTCTCGCCCGAGTGGAGGTCGATTTTGTCGCTCAGATTTACTATGGCAGTGACGTGATCCTGCGTGCAGCTATTGAGCGCATTGGCAACAGCTCCTTTGTGGTGATTCAGCAGGCATGGCAGAACGGGGCTCTGGTGGCCAGAGGGCGGGCCGTTCAGGTGTATTTTGACCACAAGACGCAGGCCTCAGCGCCGCTGCCCGATGATCTCCGTGACGCTTTAGCCCAGCACGAAGGCGAGCTACCAGAAAGCTAA